From the genome of Papaver somniferum cultivar HN1 chromosome 2, ASM357369v1, whole genome shotgun sequence, one region includes:
- the LOC113347848 gene encoding protein HOTHEAD-like has translation MDFAVRVVVVRLSIFFALLSFNFLSGSQGIEEEVHSPYRYPFIKKASSFSSPSPSSSSSSSQSSTSNGVDRTYDYIIIGGGTAGCPLAATLSQNFSVLLLERGGVPFRNYNVSYMQNFHLALADTSPTSASQAFMSTDGVFNARARVLGGGTCINAGFYTRASSSEIKQLGWDRELVEESYPWVEKQIVRWPKLAPWQQAVRDGLIDIGMTPYNGYSYEHIQGTKVGGTIFDAKGHRSTAAELLATGNPKNLQVLIYATVQKIMFDKTVKQPKAVGVLFKDEKGKVHKAFLKKRASSEVLLSSGAMGSPQMMLLSGIGPKRDLKKFNIPVVHDNVHVGKGMSDNPMTGLFVPTKKPVEQSLIQTVGITRRGFYIEASSGYGEKPNSIHRHHGLMSAEIGQLSTIPPKQRTSKALQSFISKKKDLPHEYFQGGFMLSKLSRPLSKGQLNLVNTNVDDNPSVTFNYFSHPRDTKACVNAVRTMQKIVKSKNFVKMANDDKLTLAMLRNMSVDASVNLIPRHANTSTSLAQFCKDTVITIWHYHGGCQVGKVVDSDYKVMGIHGLRVIDGSTFLFSPGTNPQATVMMMGRYMGVKILRARLGRAGAGV, from the exons ATGGATTTTGCTGTGAGGGTCGTTGTAGTAAGGCTTTCCATCTTCTTTGCTCTACTCTCTTTCAACTTTCTCTCTGGATCTCAAG gaattgaagaagaagttcaCTCACCCTACAGATACCCATTTATCAAAAAAGCAAGTTCATTCTCATCCCCTTccccatcatcttcatcgtcgtcTTCGCAATCATCGACATCGAACGGTGTAGATAGAACGTATGATTATATAATCATAGGAGGTGGAACAGCTGGTTGTCCCTTAGCAGCAACCTTGTCTCAGAATTTCAGTGTTCTTTTATTAGAAAGAGGAGGTGTACCGTTCAGAAATTATAATGTTTCCTACATGCAAAACTTCCATTTAGCATTGGCAGACACTTCACCAACATCTGCATCTCAAGCTTTTATGTCAACTGATGGAGTTTTTAATGCAAGAGCTAGGGTCTTGGGTGGAGGCACTTGTATCAATGCTGGATTTTATACTAGAGCTAGTTCAAG TGAAATAAAGCAACTAGGATGGGATAGGGAATTGGTGGAGGAGTCATACCCATGGGTGGAGAAGCAAATCGTTCGCTGGCCAAAACTTGCACCTTGGCAACAGGCAGTAAGGGATGGTCTGATAGATATTGGAATGACCCCCTATAACGGGTACTCGTATGAGCATATTCAAGGAACTAAAGTTGGAGGTACAATCTTCGATGCGAAGGGTCACCGTAGTACAGCTGCAGAATTGCTTGCTACTGGAAACCCCAAAAATCTCCAGGTCTTGATATATGCAACTGTGCAGAAAATAATGTTTGACAAAACAG TGAAGCAACCGAAGGCCGTAGGAGTGTTGTTCAAGGATGAGAAAGGGAAGGTGCACAAAGCATTTCTTAAGAAGAGAGCATCAAGTGAAGTTTTGTTGTCCTCAGGTGCAATGGGTAGCCCTCAAATGATGTTGCTAAGTGGTATAGGACCCAAACGAGACCTAAAGAAGTTTAATATACCAGTAGTACACGATAACGTTCATGTTGGCAAAGGTATGTCAGATAATCCAATGACCGGCCTTTTTGTACCAACAAAGAAGCCAGTTGAGCAGTCTTTGATTCAAACTGTCGGTATCACAAGGAGGGGCTTCTATATTGAGGCTAGTAGCGGATACGGTGAGAAACCGAATAGCATCCACAGACACCATGGACTCATGTCAGCTGAG ATTGGGCAGTTATCCACCATTCCTCCAAAGCAGAGGACTTCGAAAGCGCTTCAATCATTCATTTCGAAGAAGAAAGACCTACCGCATGAATATTTCCAAGGAGGATTTATGTTATCAAAACTATCAAGACCCTTGTCGAAAGGACAACTGAATTTGGTCAATACAAATGTTGATGACAACCCCAGTGTCACATTCAACTACTTCTCACATCCGCGCGACACAAAAGCTTGTGTTAATGCTGTGCGTACAATGCAAAAGATCGTAAAGTCAAAGAACTTTGTAAAGATGGCAAATGATGATAAGTTGACACTGGCGATGCTGCGTAATATGAGTGTGGATGCTAGTGTGAACCTTATACCAAGACATGCAAATACATCAACTTCATTAGCACAGTTTTGCAAGGACACTGTTATAACAATATGGCATTATCATGGTGGATGTCAAGTAGGGAAAGTTGTGGATTCTGATTATAAGGTGATGGGTATCCATGGCCTGCGTGTAATTGATGGCTCTACTTTCCTTTTTTCACCTGGTACAAATCCCCAAGCTACTGTTATGATGATGGGCAG ATATATGGGAGTGAAGATATTAAGAGCAAGACTAGGAAGAGCAGGTGCTGGTGTATAA